The genomic interval ATCAAATCGAAAAAGAAAAAAAATAATGATAAAATAGATATAATTTTATTTGTTAAATTATTTTTCAAAATATTAAAAAAAAATAAAGTATTTTTGTTTTTTACATTATAAAAATCATGTATTTCTAAAATTTTTCCTTTCTGCGTAATAATTAATACATTCAAACAAATGGTGATGACCATAAAAATCGAAAAAAAGATAACATACATAATCACCTTAAAATTATATTTTTAAAATATATAATAAATTATAATTCTTGTTCATAAAGAAATTATAATTTAATTACATAATAAAATTATTCAATAAAGTTAAAAAAAATTAAAAAAATAATAAATTTTGTTTAAATAAATTTTAAAATAATAATATATAAATAAAAATTTTAACACAAAATATAAAAAATATTTACATGTAAAAAATTTTGATAAAAAATATTAAAAGAAAATCTATTCATTTAAAAAAATATTTTTAATTTTTTTAAAAATATAAAAAATATAAAAAATATTTTACAAAATTAAATTATAAAATTTTGTAATATAAAAAATTTCTATATATAAAAATTATATTTTTTATTTTTTATCATACGTATTAGAATTTATATTTTCTCTAACAGTTCTTCTATTCATAAGATCATCTATTTGAAATAATTCAATAGTTTCATATTTTATTAAAGCATCCTTCATTGCATGAAGAATGTCAATATTATCTTTTAAAATTTTAAAAGCTTTATTATAATTAGATTCTATTAATAATTTTATTTCTTTATCTATTATTCTAATGGTTTCATTAGAAATATTAGATGCAATTGAGATGTTTTTACCTAAAAATATTTCTTCTTTTTCTTTAGTATATAATATAGGACCTAGTCTTTTGGAAAATCCCCACTGAGTGACCATATTTCTAGCTATACTAGTAGCCATTTTAATATCATGAAAAGCTCCAGTAGAAATATTTTTAGACCCATAAATTATTTCTTCAGCTAATCTGCCACCATATAAAGTAGCTATTTTACTTTCTAATTTCTGCTTACTAACGTTTAATTGATCATCTACAGGTAAGAAAAGTGTAGAACCTAAAGACATCCCTCTGGGGATTATCGTTACTTTGTGAGCTGGATCATGATCAGGAACTAATCTACCTACAATTACGTGACCTGCTTCATGATATGCTGTACATTCTTTTTGTTGCTTTGTCATAATTATAGATTTTCTCTCTGACCCCATAATTATTTTATCTTTAGATATTTCTAGTTCTGACATAGAAACATTCTTTTTATTCAATCTTGCAGATAACAATGCAGCTTCATTTACTAAATTAGCTAAATCTGCGCCGGAAAATCCAGGGGTTCCTCTGGCTAAAATAGAAGTAGAAACGTCTTTTTTAATCAAAACATTTTTCATATGAACTTTTAATATTTGTTTTCTTCCTTTTAAATCTGGCAAAGAAACTAATATTCTTCTATCAAATCTGCCAGGTCTCAATAAAGCTGGATCCAAAACATCTGGTCTATTAGTAGCAGCAATTAATATAACTCCTTTATTTTGTTCAAAACCATCCATTTCTACCAATATTTGATTTAAAGTTTGTTCTCTTTCATCATGCCCTCCCCCTAACCCAGAACCTCTTTGTCTACCTACAGCATCGATTTCATCTATAAATATTATACATGGAGAATATTTTCTTGCATTTTCAAACATGTCTCTAACTCTAGATGCACCAACACCAACAAACATTTCTACAAAATCTGATCCTGATATAGTAAAAAATGGAACTTTTGCTTCACCTGAAACAGCTTTAGCTAGTAAAGTTTTTCCTGTTCCTGGAGGCCCAACTAATAAAACACCTTTAGGTATTTTTCCACCTAACTTTTTAAATTTTTTTGGATTTTTCAAATATTCAACTAATTCTTGCACTTCTTCCTTTGCTTCATCACATCCTGCAACATCAGAAAAAGTAGTTTTGATTTTATTTTCTGATAACATTTTTGACTTATCTCTTCCGAAGGACATTGCATTTTTTCCTCCAGATTGTAATTGTCTTATAAAAAATATCCATATTCCTATTAATAAAAACATAGGGAGCCATGACAAAAGTAATGAAGTGAAAAATCCTGGCATACTTGGAGATTTTCCAAATATTCTTACATTTTTTAATAACAAAATATCTAATAATTTCTGATCATTCATTGGTATAGTAGTATAATATTTATTATTGTTTTTATTTATTATTTCTACTTGTCTTCCATCAATAATAACCTCAGAAATTTTGTTTTTATTTATTTCTGATAAAAAAGTGGTATAAGATATTCTATTATTAATAGAATTATGCGAACCAAAACTTTGAAAAATAGACATAAACATAATAGATGCAAATAACCAAATAATTATATTTTTAACTGAATCATTCAAGGAATTAACCTCACATAATAACTGTTAACTGTTATAAAAAAAATTATTTTATTCCTCTTCCTATAATAAATAGTTCTTTAGAATTTTTATAAGAAGATTTTAATTTATTAATTTTAACACTTATAAAAAAATTCTTTAAAATTTTTATAAATTCATTTAAACCTTTACCATCAAATGCTTTAACTATATAAATTCCTTTTTTAAAAAAAATATTTTTACATATATAAAAAGATAATTCTAATAATTTAATAGAATTATTAATATCTACACAACTATGACCGCTAATATTAGGGGACATATCAGACATTAAAACATCAATTCTATTTTTATTAATTTGTCTTAAAAAATATTCTAAAAATTTTTTGTTAAACAAATTTCCCTTATAAAACATTATATTTTTTAAAAATTTCATTTTTTTTATATCACAAGATATTAATTTGCCTTTGTTATTTATATACTTAGAGACATACTTTGACCATCCTCCAGGAGAGGATCCTAAATCAACAATATTCATATTCTTTTTAAAAATATTATTTCTTACATTTATTTCATGTATTTTAAACCAAGATCTAGAGATTAAATTTTTTTTTTTAGTCATTAAAACATATTGATTTTTACTATTTCTATTCAACCAAATTTTAGAACTTTTAGAAAATTTTCTATATTTCATAAAATTTTTATTTAAATTATTATAAATGATCTACATTAATAATTTTATATTTAATATTACCATTAGGAGTTTTTATAGTAGATATTTGACCTACATATTTTCCTATTAATCCTCTAGAAATAGGAGAAAAAATAGAAATTAAATTATTTTTAAAATTAGATTCATCTTCACCAACAATTTTATATGTAAAATATTTTTTTGAAGAAACGTTCATAATAGTAACAGTAACTCCAAAAACAACTTTATTTTTATTAGGAATTTTTTTTATATCTATTACATTAATATTAGATAATTTATTTTCTATTTCTTTAATTCTTCCCTCACAAAAACTTTGTTCTTCTCTTGCTGCATGATATTCTGCATTTTCTTTTAAATCTCCATGCGCTCTTGCCATTTTAATGTTATTTATAATTTTCTGTCTTTTAACATTTTTAAGATTGTTTAATTCATTTTTTAGTTTTTTAAATCCTGAAATTGTTATAGGTATATTTTTGGACAAATTAAAACCTCTATTTTCATAAAAATATTAATATTAAAAAAATTAATTTATTTTAATATAAATAAAATTAAAATATGTATATTTAATTTTTAATTATATAAAAAATAAATTAATTTTAAAAGTACAATAAACAGTACTTACTAAAAAATATATAAATATTTTTTATTAAATTTAAAAAATATTTAATAAATATATTATAAATTTATAAGAAACAAAAATAAATTATAAAAAATTAAATAAATATAAAAGAATTTATCAATTTTAAAAAAAATGTTTTATTATATTAATAAAATAATATAAATAATAATATAATTATATGAATAAAAAAAAAATAGAAAACATGTTAAAAAAAGAAATAAAATTATATAAAATAAAAATAAAAAAAGAAAATAAAAATATAGAAATAGTAGCTGTAAGTAATACTTTTTTAAATAAAACAGAATTGCAAAGACAACAAACAATATACAAACCAATACAAAATTTGATAATAAAAAAAAAAATACATGCTGTAATAATTTATACATATTCTATAAAAGAATGGAAGAAGAAATTAAATAAAAAAAAACATAAACAAAAATATTAATTATAAAATTTTTATAAATTAATATTTTTATTTTTTATAAAAGATATAAAGTTTTATTAATTTTTTAAAAAATTAATTGTAAAAATTAAGTTTTATAAAAAATAAAATAATATAATAGAGAGATACACAAAATGAAAGTAATATTTATTATAAAAAATAATCAATATTTAGCTAATGTTGGAGATAATATAATCGTAAAAAAATTAAATAAAAAAATAGGTGAAAAAATTTCATTAAAAAAAATATTAATGATTTCAAATAAAGAAAAGATAATAATAGGAAAACCATTTATAAAAAAAGAATATATATTAGCAAAAATTAAAGCACATAAAAAAAATAAAAAAATAAATATAATAAAATTTAAAAGAAGAAAACATCATATAAAAAGACAAGGTCATAGACAAAAATACACTATTATTAAAATAATAAAAATAAAAAAATAAAATAGGAATATAAAATGGCTCATAAAAAAGCTGGTGGTTCAACTAGAAATGGAAGAGATTCCAATCCAAAAAGATTAGGAATAAAAAAATTTGGAGGAGAATTTATAAAACCTGGAAATATAATATTAACACAGAGAGGTACAAAATTTCATCCAGGAGAAAATGTAGGATGTGGAAAAGATCATACTTTATTTGCACTGAAAAAAGGAAAAATAAAATTTGAAAAAAAAGGAAAAAAAAATAGAAAATATGTAAGAATAATTATATAAAAAAATTGTAAAAAAATTAATATTATGAAATTTTTTGATGAAATTTTAATTTATGCAAAATCTGGAAATGGAGGAAATGGATGTACAAGTTTTCGCAGAGAAAAATTTATACCAAAAGGTGGACCTGATGGAGGTGATGGGGGAAATGGAGGTAATGTATGGATAAAATCTGATGTTAACTTAAATACATTAGTTAAATATAATTTTAAAAAAATATTTTTAGCAGAAGATGGAAAAAATGGTAGAAACAAAAAATGTTCTGGAAGAAAAGGAAAAGATATATATATAAAAGTGCCTTTAGGTACAAAAATAGTAGATATAAGAAAAAATAAAATTTTAATAGATATAACTAAAAAAAAACAAAAATTTTTACTATTAAAAGGAGGGGCAAGAGGATTAGGAAACTACAAATTTAAATCTTCCACAAACAGAACTCCTATAAAACATACAAATGGAAAAATGGGAAAAGAAATACAAATTAAATTAAAACTAACTCTATTAGCAGATGTAGGAACATTGGGATTACCAAATTCTGGAAAATCTACATTAGTTAGCAAAATATCAAATTCTAAAACAAAAATTGGATCATATCCATTTACTACTTTAAGTCCACATTTGGGAGCAGTTTTTGTAAACAAAAAAAAATCTTTTATAATATCTGACATACCAGGAATAATAAAAAATGCTTCAAAAGGAATAGGATTAGGGGTACAATTTTTAAAACATTTAGAAAGATGTAAGATATTACTTCATATAATAGATTTTTCTATAAAAAATATTTATACAATTATAAAAAATATAAAAATTGTTAAAAATGAGATAAAAAAATATAATAAAAATATTTTAAAAAAAACTATATGGATAGTTTTTAACAAAATAGATAAAATAAATTATAAAGAAAAGATAAAATCTATGCAATTAATATATAAAATAAAAGAAAGAATTTTTTACATATCTTCTAAATATAAGTTAGGAACTACAAAATTATGTAAGGAAATAAAAAAATTTTTAGATAAGTCAAATTAAATAAAATTTGAAACCCGAGTATATAAAATGTTATACCGGGTTATAAAAAATATTTTTATAAAACTATCTTTTAGAAAATTGAGGTTTTTTTCTAGCCTTTCTTAAACCAAATTTTTTTCTTTCTACTTTTCTAGAATCTCTAGTAACAAATCCAGCTTTTTTTAACTTAGTCTTAAAAATATTATCATATTCTATTAATGATTTTGATATTCCTTGTCTGATAGCATTTGCTTGACTAGATATTCCTCCTCCTTTTACAGTTATAATAAAATCAAATTTATCATTTATATTTAATATTGATGTAGGTTGTAAAACTATTGCGCGTAATGTATTTCTTTTAAAATAATTATTTAACTTTTTCTTATTTATAAAAATTTTTCCATTACCAATTTTTAAAAAAATTCTAGCGGAAGAAGTTTTTCTTCTTCCAGTTCCATAATTTATAATTTTCATGTTTAATCTTATAAAATTCCAAATTATACTTTTAATATTTGAGGTTTTTGAGAAATATATTTTAATTCATCTCCTGAATAAATTTTTAATCTTTTCATAATATGTTTTCTTAAAGAGTTTTTTGGCAACATACCTCTAATGGCTATTCTAATAACTTCTTCTGGATTATGAATTAACATATCTTTTAAAGATATTTTTTTTAAACCGCCTGTATGTCCAGTATGTCTATAATAAATTTTATTTTTTATTTTATTTCCAGTTACAGATATTTTTTCAGCATTAAATATTATTATATAATCTCCATCACAAACATTATTTTGATAATTTGGTTTATGTTTTCCAATTAAATATTTAGATATACTAGAAGATAACCTTCCTAGTATTTTTTTTTTAGCGTTTACATAAAACCATTTATTTTTATTAATTTTTCTTTTTATTAAAAAGTTTTTCATTTTAAAAAAATACCTATATAATATTATTATTAATTAAAATATTACTTGTAAAATAATATAAAATATATTTTTTATATTAATTGTTAATATAATATTACATAAAAAAATATTAAAAAATAAAAATAATATTATTTTTTAAAAAATAATATTATTTTTATTTTTTAATATTTTAATATACATTAAAAATTGTATTCAAATATTTTTAATATAATAAGAGTAAATATTTTTATGAATTTAGAGATAAATTTTTTAAATTTTAGAAATAAAATTGACAAATTAGATAATAAAATAATTAAATTATTGTTTAAAAGAAATTATATTTCTAAAGAAATAGCAAAAACAAAAATAATTTTAAAAAAAGACATAAAAGATAAAAATAGAGAAAAAGAAATATTATTAAATATATATAAAAAATCTAAAAAATATAATATTTCTAAAAAATATATAAAAAAAATTTTTAAAATAATAATAAATCATTCTATAAAAATGCAAAAAAAAATATTTAACAAAAAAAATATACAAAAAATATCTTTTTTAGGTCCTGAAGGATCATATTCATATTATGCTACAAAAAAATATTGTAAAAAAAAAATACTATACAAAAAATTACCATATAAAAATTTTAATGAAGTAATAAGTGCTTTAGAAAAAAATATTGTAAATTTTTCAATATTACCATTAGAAAATTCTAATACAGGAAAAATAGATGAGACATACAAAATATTAGAAAAAAAGAAATTGTTTATAATAAAAACTTTAAACATAAAAATTAATCATTGTTTATTATCTAAGCAAATAATAAAAACAAAGAATATACAAATAATATATACACATTTACAACCATTTCTACAATGTAAAAAATTTATAAAAAATTTTTGTAAACTTAGCAAAATAAAATTTGTTGAAAGCACATCTTCAGCAATAAAAAATATTTTAATAAAAAATAAAAATAATATAGCAGCCATAGGGCATAAAAAAAACAAAAACTTTTTTAATTTAAAAATATTAAAAAAAAACATAAACAATGATAAAAATAATTTTACTAAATTTATAGTACTAAAAAGAAATAAAAAAAAAATAGATTACAAAAAAAATATTATTTTAATAAAATTTTTATATAACATAAAAAAATTTCCAAACAATATATTATTAATTTTATATGAAAATAATATAAAAATAAAAAGTTTAATATATCATAAATCAAACGTAGAAGATAATAAAAATATATATTTTGTTGAAATAAAAAATAACAAAATATTAACTAAAAACATAAAAAATATATTAAAAAAAACATTAAAAATTACAAATAGTATAAAAATAATAGGAAACTACAAAAAATAAAATATTTATTTATATATATTTTAAAATCTAACAAAATATATTTAAATATTTTATATTTACTTTAAGAGAATAAAATGTTTAGAAATTTAAAAAAAAAATTCAATGAAATAATAGAAAAAATATCTAATTCTGGAAGAATTAGAGAAAAAGATATAACATATACAATAAGAGAAATAAGAAAATCATTTTTAGAATCTGACGTTGCAATAACAGTCATAAAAAAATTTATAACAAAAATAAAAAAAAAATCTATAGGAAAGAAGATAAATAAAAGTTTTACACCAGGTCAAGAACTAATACATATAATACAAAAAGAAATGATAAAAGAATTTGGTGAAAAACCAAGTTTGATAAATTTGTCTACAAAATCTACAGCTATAATATTAATAGTTGGTTTACAAGGAATGGGAAAAACAACTAGTACAGTTAAAATTGCAAATTTTATAAAAAGAAAATATAAAAAAAAAGTATGTACATTTTCATTAGATACAATAAGACCTGCAGCAATAGAACAACTAAAAATTTTATCAAAATCATCAAATATAGATTTTATACAAATAAAAAATAAAAAAAATTATATAAAAATGTTAGAAAATGGATTAGAAATATCAAAAAAAAAAATATATGATTGCGTAATAATAGATACTTCCGGTAGATTACATGTAAATAAAAACATGATGAATGAATTAAAAAATATTCAAAAATTTTCCAATCCTATAGAAACTTTATTAGTATGTGATGCTATGTTAGGACAAGATTCTATCAAAATAATAGAATCTTTTAAAAAATATGTAAATATAACAGGAATAATATTAACTAAAACAGACAGTGATTCTAGATGTGGAATTGCACTTTCAGCAAGACATATAACAAAAAAACCAATAAAATTTTTATGTAATGGAGAAAAAATAGAAAATATAAAAATATTTGAACCAAAAAAAATAGTTAATAAAATAATAGGTATGGAAAATGTAACATCACTAATTGACAAAATTAAAACAAATATAAAAAAAGAAAAATATATTTTAAATAAAAATAAAAAAATAAAAAATAATACATTTAATTTAAACAATTTTTTAAATCAAATAGATCAATTAAATAAAATTGGAGGAATAGAAAAAATAATAAACAAAATTCCATCACAATACATTAACAAAAACAAAAATTTAAAAAATGTAAATAATTCTTTAATAAAACAGTTTAAAGTAATTATACAATCTATGACAAAAGAAGAAAGAAAAAATCCTAAAATAATAAAAAGTTCTAGAAAAAAAAGAATAGCTATGGGATCTGGATCAAGCGTGCAACAAATAAATATATTATTACAAAAATTTAATCATGTAAAAAAAATCTTTAAAAAAATAAAAAAAAGTGGTACAAACAATTTTTTTAAAAATTTTTTTAACAAACAATTTTTTTAAAATAAAATGGAAAAATTAATATGATAAAAATAAGATTGTCAAGAATAGGTTCAAAAAAAAAACCATTTTTTAAAATAATAGTTGCTGATGTTAGATGTCCTCAAAATGGAAAATTTATAGAAAAATTAGGATACTATGATCCAATTACAAAAAATCTTAAAAAAAAATTCTATATATCAGAAAATAGAATAAATTTTTGGATTAGCAAAGGAGCAATTTTATCTAAAAGACTAAAAAACATTATAAAACAAAATAAATCATGCTAATAATAGGAAAAATAATAAAACCATATGGTATTTTAGGGTGGTTACAAATAGTTTCATTTACAGAAAAAAAAGAAAAAATCTTTGAATATTCTACTTTATATTTTAAAACAAAAAAAAAATATAAAAAATTAAAAATAAAAAATTGGAAAATTTGTAAAAAAAAAATATTAATAAAAATTTCAAAAATAGAAGATAGAACAAAATCAGAATATTTTTTAAAAAAAAAAATATTTATAAAAAAATGTTCTTTACCTAAATTAAAAAAAAATGAATATTATTGGAAAGATATAATAAATTGCAAAGTTTTTAATACTAAAAATAAATTTTTAGGAAAAATAACTAAAATTATTGATGTAAAAACATCAAATATAATATCAATAAAAACAAATTGTATTAAAAAAAAACAAGAAATTTTAATACCATTTATAATAAATAAATATATAAAAAATATAAATATAAATAAAAAGAAAATAATAATAAAAAATTATTTATATTTTATCTAAAATATTATATGAAAAAAAAGAATAATATTACTATAAATGTAGTAACTATATTTCCAGAAATGTTTAAAACAATATTAAAATATGGAATAATAAAAAAATCTATTAAATTAAAAATGTTAAAAATAAAATTTTGGAATCCTAGAAACTTTGTAAAAAAAAAAAATGAAAATATTGATGATACACCTTATGGTGGTGGGCCTGGAATTATAATGAAACCATATCCACTATATAATACTATAAAGTATATAAAATCATTATATAAAAAAAAAAATATAAAAACTATTTATTTAACACCTCAAGGAAAAAAAATAAATAAAAAAAATATATTAAACATTTTAAAATTTAAAAATATAATATTAGTATGTGGAAGATATGAAGGAATAGATGAAAGAATAATATTAAAAGAAATAGATGAAGAAATATCAATAGGAGACTATGTTTTAACTGGTGGTGAAATACCATCAATGGTATTAATAGAATGTATTATAAGATTTATACCAGGCATCATAAAAAAAAAATGTATTTCAGAAGATTCTTTTTTTAATGGATTATTAGATTACCCGAATTACACTAAACCAAGAATATTTAAAGGTATGAAAGTTCCTAAAATTTTGTTATCAGGAAATCATAAAAATATAAAATTATGGAAAATTAAAGAATCATTAAGAATCACATTATTAAAAAGACCAGATTTATTTAAAAAAAAATTTAAAAAAGCAAAAAATAAAATTTTAAAAATATTTCAAACAAAATATACGAAATAACTTAAAAACAAAAAAATGAGATAATAAAAAGTTGTGAAAAATATTATAGAAAATATAGAAAAAAAAAATAAATTAAAACATACTATTCCATCATTCAAATCAGGAGATACAATAGAAATACAAAGTTGTATATTAGACGGAGAAAAAACAAGATTACAAAAATTTGAAGGAATAGTTATTGCAATAAAAAATAGAGGATTTAGATCTTCATTTTCTGTTAGAAAAATTTCTAATGGAGAAGGTGTAGAAAGAATTTTTAAAAAATATTCTCCTAATATAAAAAAAATAAAAATAAAAAAATATGGAAAAGTAAAACAATCAAAATTATATTATATTAGAAAACTACATGGAAAATCTTATAAAATAAAAGAAAAAAAAAATAAAAAAAAATTTTTACAAAAATAATTTTTTACATAAAAAATGTTAAAATCATGCAGTAAAAATTAAAACTGCATGACAAAAAAATTTTTATATATATTTTAAAAAATTTTTAAAAACAATATAAATTTTATATTTAATTATTTAATGAAATATATTTAAAAATTAAAATAAAATATAAAAATAAAAAAAAATATATTTTTGTTAAAATAGTATTTTAAATAATAAAAAAAAATATTTATATGAAAAAAAAAAATTTAGTTTTATTAATAAATGGACCAAACTTAAATTTATTAGGAAATAGAGAAAAAAAAATATATGGAAAAATAACATTACATCAATTAATAGAAAAATTAAAAAAAAAAGCAAATCTATTAAAAATTAAATTAAAAACTTTTCAATCTAATTCGGAGTCGAAATTAATAGAAAAAATACAAAAATCTAAAAATATAGTTAAATATATTATAATAAATCCAGCAGCATATACTCATACA from Buchnera aphidicola (Astegopteryx bambusae) carries:
- the ftsH gene encoding ATP-dependent zinc metalloprotease FtsH, which produces MNDSVKNIIIWLFASIMFMSIFQSFGSHNSINNRISYTTFLSEINKNKISEVIIDGRQVEIINKNNNKYYTTIPMNDQKLLDILLLKNVRIFGKSPSMPGFFTSLLLSWLPMFLLIGIWIFFIRQLQSGGKNAMSFGRDKSKMLSENKIKTTFSDVAGCDEAKEEVQELVEYLKNPKKFKKLGGKIPKGVLLVGPPGTGKTLLAKAVSGEAKVPFFTISGSDFVEMFVGVGASRVRDMFENARKYSPCIIFIDEIDAVGRQRGSGLGGGHDEREQTLNQILVEMDGFEQNKGVILIAATNRPDVLDPALLRPGRFDRRILVSLPDLKGRKQILKVHMKNVLIKKDVSTSILARGTPGFSGADLANLVNEAALLSARLNKKNVSMSELEISKDKIIMGSERKSIIMTKQQKECTAYHEAGHVIVGRLVPDHDPAHKVTIIPRGMSLGSTLFLPVDDQLNVSKQKLESKIATLYGGRLAEEIIYGSKNISTGAFHDIKMATSIARNMVTQWGFSKRLGPILYTKEKEEIFLGKNISIASNISNETIRIIDKEIKLLIESNYNKAFKILKDNIDILHAMKDALIKYETIELFQIDDLMNRRTVRENINSNTYDKK
- a CDS encoding SAM-dependent methyltransferase, producing MKYRKFSKSSKIWLNRNSKNQYVLMTKKKNLISRSWFKIHEINVRNNIFKKNMNIVDLGSSPGGWSKYVSKYINNKGKLISCDIKKMKFLKNIMFYKGNLFNKKFLEYFLRQINKNRIDVLMSDMSPNISGHSCVDINNSIKLLELSFYICKNIFFKKGIYIVKAFDGKGLNEFIKILKNFFISVKINKLKSSYKNSKELFIIGRGIK
- the greA gene encoding transcription elongation factor GreA; translated protein: MSKNIPITISGFKKLKNELNNLKNVKRQKIINNIKMARAHGDLKENAEYHAAREEQSFCEGRIKEIENKLSNINVIDIKKIPNKNKVVFGVTVTIMNVSSKKYFTYKIVGEDESNFKNNLISIFSPISRGLIGKYVGQISTIKTPNGNIKYKIINVDHL
- a CDS encoding BolA/IbaG family iron-sulfur metabolism protein, which codes for MNKKKIENMLKKEIKLYKIKIKKENKNIEIVAVSNTFLNKTELQRQQTIYKPIQNLIIKKKIHAVIIYTYSIKEWKKKLNKKKHKQKY
- the rplU gene encoding 50S ribosomal protein L21 encodes the protein MKVIFIIKNNQYLANVGDNIIVKKLNKKIGEKISLKKILMISNKEKIIIGKPFIKKEYILAKIKAHKKNKKINIIKFKRRKHHIKRQGHRQKYTIIKIIKIKK
- the rpmA gene encoding 50S ribosomal protein L27, translated to MAHKKAGGSTRNGRDSNPKRLGIKKFGGEFIKPGNIILTQRGTKFHPGENVGCGKDHTLFALKKGKIKFEKKGKKNRKYVRIII
- the cgtA gene encoding Obg family GTPase CgtA gives rise to the protein MKFFDEILIYAKSGNGGNGCTSFRREKFIPKGGPDGGDGGNGGNVWIKSDVNLNTLVKYNFKKIFLAEDGKNGRNKKCSGRKGKDIYIKVPLGTKIVDIRKNKILIDITKKKQKFLLLKGGARGLGNYKFKSSTNRTPIKHTNGKMGKEIQIKLKLTLLADVGTLGLPNSGKSTLVSKISNSKTKIGSYPFTTLSPHLGAVFVNKKKSFIISDIPGIIKNASKGIGLGVQFLKHLERCKILLHIIDFSIKNIYTIIKNIKIVKNEIKKYNKNILKKTIWIVFNKIDKINYKEKIKSMQLIYKIKERIFYISSKYKLGTTKLCKEIKKFLDKSN
- the rpsI gene encoding 30S ribosomal protein S9 — protein: MKIINYGTGRRKTSSARIFLKIGNGKIFINKKKLNNYFKRNTLRAIVLQPTSILNINDKFDFIITVKGGGISSQANAIRQGISKSLIEYDNIFKTKLKKAGFVTRDSRKVERKKFGLRKARKKPQFSKR
- the rplM gene encoding 50S ribosomal protein L13; translation: MKNFLIKRKINKNKWFYVNAKKKILGRLSSSISKYLIGKHKPNYQNNVCDGDYIIIFNAEKISVTGNKIKNKIYYRHTGHTGGLKKISLKDMLIHNPEEVIRIAIRGMLPKNSLRKHIMKRLKIYSGDELKYISQKPQILKV
- a CDS encoding prephenate dehydratase domain-containing protein: MNLEINFLNFRNKIDKLDNKIIKLLFKRNYISKEIAKTKIILKKDIKDKNREKEILLNIYKKSKKYNISKKYIKKIFKIIINHSIKMQKKIFNKKNIQKISFLGPEGSYSYYATKKYCKKKILYKKLPYKNFNEVISALEKNIVNFSILPLENSNTGKIDETYKILEKKKLFIIKTLNIKINHCLLSKQIIKTKNIQIIYTHLQPFLQCKKFIKNFCKLSKIKFVESTSSAIKNILIKNKNNIAAIGHKKNKNFFNLKILKKNINNDKNNFTKFIVLKRNKKKIDYKKNIILIKFLYNIKKFPNNILLILYENNIKIKSLIYHKSNVEDNKNIYFVEIKNNKILTKNIKNILKKTLKITNSIKIIGNYKK
- a CDS encoding signal recognition particle receptor subunit alpha; this translates as MFRNLKKKFNEIIEKISNSGRIREKDITYTIREIRKSFLESDVAITVIKKFITKIKKKSIGKKINKSFTPGQELIHIIQKEMIKEFGEKPSLINLSTKSTAIILIVGLQGMGKTTSTVKIANFIKRKYKKKVCTFSLDTIRPAAIEQLKILSKSSNIDFIQIKNKKNYIKMLENGLEISKKKIYDCVIIDTSGRLHVNKNMMNELKNIQKFSNPIETLLVCDAMLGQDSIKIIESFKKYVNITGIILTKTDSDSRCGIALSARHITKKPIKFLCNGEKIENIKIFEPKKIVNKIIGMENVTSLIDKIKTNIKKEKYILNKNKKIKNNTFNLNNFLNQIDQLNKIGGIEKIINKIPSQYINKNKNLKNVNNSLIKQFKVIIQSMTKEERKNPKIIKSSRKKRIAMGSGSSVQQINILLQKFNHVKKIFKKIKKSGTNNFFKNFFNKQFF
- the rpsP gene encoding 30S ribosomal protein S16 translates to MIKIRLSRIGSKKKPFFKIIVADVRCPQNGKFIEKLGYYDPITKNLKKKFYISENRINFWISKGAILSKRLKNIIKQNKSC
- the rimM gene encoding ribosome maturation factor RimM (Essential for efficient processing of 16S rRNA): MLIIGKIIKPYGILGWLQIVSFTEKKEKIFEYSTLYFKTKKKYKKLKIKNWKICKKKILIKISKIEDRTKSEYFLKKKIFIKKCSLPKLKKNEYYWKDIINCKVFNTKNKFLGKITKIIDVKTSNIISIKTNCIKKKQEILIPFIINKYIKNININKKKIIIKNYLYFI